In Sander vitreus isolate 19-12246 chromosome 12, sanVit1, whole genome shotgun sequence, the following proteins share a genomic window:
- the cbarpa gene encoding voltage-dependent calcium channel beta subunit-associated regulatory protein, which yields MSNDLPVLTSLTENSTDVPVSAGQVDNYVLLLVLLSVFAGGTLVLLSLLLLFCHHCCMGGRRYSRASDDPEKTNTTYAEDSQPTQEITIHLDESDALSAASCHDGETERFVSTGSTGRRVSFNESALYELEKTTQDKGRRYTLTEGDFHHLKKARLTHLHLSPAPCDLKILTIMECDSTESSTVNINETTAPKLPLTIYQPPERRVPDWVGQSLSGGLPGDPHHSTILDQGTRQASSAMKVQHTRSQTMEAIGDRGEAESERGMRGELTQAPGQTLVLHFFSKLRRHASLEGAGPYFRRWKFDSSHRAASLDAKGSPKRRPFQRQRAASETTDHSEDDSLSLRDEVIDAFPQSPIQTSGLQSLSAESLSHADTAPTSSVFLSRLKVEATVEVGGSSTDARKEDLCSPSNDCRSQKQEEATANGTGVEKQTKFGAVIRTKASGVELEAVEDDDLFGAQQRDAVQERSKDMTWITKDTNTSDVRKKSEAEAEDGDEGVLGAEARRRADSGSSLSSMNRQGSLEAPPSLYRDIWSLRASLEQYASSDQSSTDRESIRSDADSASSFDGAGARSGLDSCFRSQDLDDEPEEGEGEMLEGGIRGASGGDSEVGSGAGGEGEPGNRKLLQMDSGYASIEAPSRATEEIRLFGTPGAPRVKTASERRLFFTSSGRKGSVCESIKARLFQEELEDEMADSAEEKLRERSQTGSQSLTLHEPHELLKSLHPQKPPESQSQLMKPIPQPSSPHKPRLRRRDYSIDEKTDALFNEFLRHDPRFDQQDSPLRSRHRSRVHLRKQWQRHKQYSDPGSGAGGRYSPSLERQRFTPLRRGDSASYPLDTRYHSTLSRIASAADEEASEVAACEEATKESTEDKDPSSEGAARDATESTADTISEGTDATKSCAESTDEGNGCQASTKKDAESTTTSQSLTTVTTQMIHMDPRANNRNNNSSQAILTESSLTDKLVVSVEERLYGGLRSAEKLGQAGTEHVLTHTTSPGFNSI from the exons ATGAGCAATGATTTGCCTGTTCTGACAAGTCTGACCGAGAACTCCACT GATGTGCCTGTGTCGGCGGGCCAGGTGGACAACTATGTGCTGCTGTTGGTGCTGCTGAGTGTTTTTGCCGGGGGGACGCTGGTCCTGCTctccctgctgctcctcttctgTCACCACTGCTGCATGGGTGGACGACGCTACTCCAG AGCGAGTGATGACCCTGAGAAGACAAACACCACTTATGCTGAGGATTCTCAGCCCACCCAAG AGATCACCATTCATCTGGATGAATCAGACGCTCTCTCAGCTGCGAGCTGTCACGATGGAGAGACAGAACGATTTGTCTCCACTGGGTCTACTGGCCGCAGAGTCTCCTTCAATGAATCTGCACTTTACGAACTGGAGAAGACGACCCAGGACAAGGGACGCAG GTACACCCTGACTGAGGGAGACTTCCACCACCTGAAAAAGGCCCGGCTGACCCACCTTCACCTGTCTCCGGCCCCCTGTGACCTGAAGATCCTCACCATCATGGAGTGTGACTCAACAGAGAGCAGCACCGTCAACATCAATGAGACAACAGCTCCCAAACTGCCCCTCACCATCTACCAG CCCCCTGAGAGAAGAGTCCCCGACTGGGTGGGACAGAGCCTCAGCGGAGGTCTTCCTGGAGACCCGCACCACTCCACCATCCTGGACCAGGGCACCAGACAGGCATCGTCAGCTATGAAAGTACAGCACACACGGTCCCAGACA ATGGAGGCTATCGGGGACAGGGGAGAGGCTGAGAGCGAAAGGGGGATGAGAGGAGAGTTGACTCAAGCTCCGGGCCAGACTTTAGTTCTACATTTCTTCTCTAAACTGCGGCGCCATGCCAGTCTGGAAGGGGCAGGGCCTTACTTCAGAAGGTGGAAGTTTGACAGCAGTCACCGGGCTGCCAGCCTGGATGCCAAAG GGTCCCCCAAGAGAAGGCCcttccagagacagagagcagcaaGTGAAACCACTGATCACAGCGAAGACGACTCTTTGTCCCTCCGAGATGAAGTCATTGACGCTTTCCCACAGTCCCCCATCCAGACCAGTGGCCTCCAGTCCCTCTCTGCAGAGTCTCTGTCCCACGCCGACACTGCACCCACGTCCTCAGTCTTCCTCAGCAG GTTAAAAGTAGAGGCCACGGTGGAGGTAGGTGGTAGCAGCACCGATGCCAGAAAAGAGGATCTCTGTTCGCCATCAAATGATTGTCGCTCCCAGAAACAAGAGGAGGCCACAGCCAATGGGACAGGggtagaaaaacaaacaaagtttgGTGCAGTTATAAGAACAAAAGCATCGGGAGTCGAGCTGGAAGCGGTAGAAGATGACGACTTGTTTGGAGCACAACAAAGAGATGCCGTACAGGAAAGGTCTAAAGACATGACATGGATAACTAAAGACACCAATACATCAGATGTGAGGAAAAAGAGTGAGGCAGAAGCAGAGGACGGAGATGAGGGGGTGTTGGGAGCTGAGGCCAGACGAAGGGCTGACTCAGGCTCATCCCTTTCATCCATGAATCGCCAGGGGAGTTTGGAGGCTCCTCCCTCCCTGTACAGAGATATTTGGAGCTTGCGAGCCTCTCTGGAGCAATATGCCTCCTCAGACCAGAGCAGCACCGATCGGGAGTCCATCCGCAGTGATGCCGACAGCGCCTCGTCTTTCGATGGTGCCGGAGCTCGCTCTGGCCTGGACAGCTGCTTCAGGTCCCAAGACCTGGACGATGAGCCTGaagaaggggagggagagatgtTGGAGGGAGGGATCAGAGGGGCTTCAGGTGGGGACAGTGAGGTGGGAAGTGGAGCTGGAGGAGAGGGTGAGCCAGGGAACCGTAAGCTCCTCCAGATGGACAGCGGCTACGCCTCCATTGAAGCACCATCCAGGGCCACGGAGGAAATTAGGCTTTTTGGGACTCCTGGAGCTCCTAGAGTGAAGACGGCGTCTGAGAGAAGGCTGTTCTTCACCAGCTCTGGGAGAAAAGGTTCAGTGTGCGAGAGCATCAAGGCCAGGCTGTttcaggaggagctggaggatgagatGGCAGACAGCGCAGAGGAGAAACTAAGGGAGAGATCTCAAACTGGCAGCCAGTCTCTTACCCTTCACGAACCACACGAGCTTCTGAAATCCCTTCATCCTCAGAAACCTCCAGAATCACAATCCCAGCTGATGAAGCCAATCCCACAGCCATCAAGTCCTCACAAACCCCGTCTCCGCCGCCGCGACTACAGCATCGACGAGAAGACAGACGCTCTCTTCAACGAGTTCCTCCGGCATGATCCCCGATTCGACCAGCAGGATTCTCCGCTGCGCTCCAGGCACCGATCCAGAGTTCACCTCCGGAAACAGTGGCAGAGACACAAGCAATACAGCGACCCAGGGTCAGGCGCCGGGGGTAGGTACTCCCCATCTTTGGAGAGGCAGAGGTTCACTCCGCTGCGGAGAGGTGACAGCGCCAGTTACCCTCTGGACACCAGGTATCACAGCACACTCTCGCGCATTGCGAGCGCTGCCGACGAAGAAGCCAGCGAGGTTGCGGCTTGTGAGGAAGCAACCAAAGAGAGCACAGAGGACAAAGATCCGTCAAGCGAAGGCGCTGCGAGGGACGCCACAGAAAGTACAGCCGACACAATCTCTGAAGGCACTGATGCAACAAAGAGTTGTGCGGAGTCAACCGATGAAGGTAATGGCTGCCAGGCCTCTACGAAAAAGGACGCAGAAAGCACAACTACTAGCCAGTCTTTGACCACTGTGACTACACAGATGATCCACATGGATCCGAGAGCcaacaacagaaacaacaacagtaGTCAAGCTATTCTAACAGAGAGCAGCCTGACAGACAAGCTGGTCGTGTCGGTGGAAGAGAGGCTCTATGGCGGCCTGCGCAGTGCAGAGAAGCTCGGCCAGGCAGGAACGGAGCATGTGCTTACTCACACGACCTCGCCTGGCTTCAATTCCATATAA